The nucleotide sequence gagaacacagaatcatagaaatttacagttgggagggaccccgagggtcatccattccaaccctctgcagtgcaggaacctcagctaaagcatccttgacagatggccacccaatctctgctgaaAAAACTCATGTATTACAGATGTGCTCTATTATAACTTGTGTAtggacaagtagataaataggtaccgctccggcgagaaggtaaacggcgtttccgtgtgctgctctggttcaccagaagcggctcagtcatgctggccacatgacccggaagctgtacgccagctccctcggccagtaaagtgagatgagcgccgcaaccccagagtcggccacgactggacctaatggtcaggggtccctttacctttacgtacaGGAATACAGGCTTTCATAGTGCATCTTTGTGGTGTCTCCAGGGAAATTTATAGAATATataatatatagagagagagacatgGAGCACACATTCACTCGCTCGCATGCTTAGCTGCGACACGTAACCAGGATTCGCTGCTAAttatgccttttttaaaattccagaATAGTGTTAATGTAATTGTAGGACAGTTATGGAGTCACATTTAACCCACATATTATGGGTTAGGATACTGATAGAAATACTGTACTGAACATCCTTATTAGCTATCAGTGTAATATAACTGAAGTATTTGGTTCTTACAGATAAATAGACAATTCAAGGCAAACTTCTACATTTGCTCCCAATGCATTTCTTATCTATGAACCTTTGCCATACTTTTTCTTTTAGTCACAGTATGAGAGCACAAAGCACAGAAGGAAATTAAATTCCTACGGATTGTGAGAATGGTGCTATGTTGCCTGAATGGTTTTCCTCCATGTAACATGCATAGGCTACAATCTAAAACAGACTTACCGTAAGTTCATTGGTGTATTAAGCTGCTATTATGCTTAAAATGGCACCCCTATTTTCTGTCTTGGCAGACCTCCCCAGAGATGCTGAGACGCCAAGGAAGCAGTCTTTGGGCTGCCCTGGGCATCCTGCTCATCCACTTGGTGGGAGGAGCGCCCAACAACTGCCTGGACAGCGGCTGGTGCCGAGACATGGAGACGGAAGCGGAGGTCGAGGTAAGTGGGCAGGGGGCCGTCGCAGGACTTGGAGAAGCACTTGGAACTCCCTGACACAAGATACGGCAATGGCCGCTTGGCTTGGGTGCCTTTGAAAAGGGGGGCGGTGAGGCACGCTTGTAGAGGAGGAAATGTCCACCAGCAGTGATACCAAAGGCGAGCCTCCCTGCTCCGTGGCAGTTTACCTCTAAAAACAGTTGAGAGCACAGGAAGGCACAAGTAGACCCACCCTGgagcttattgttgttgtttagttgtttagtcgtgtccgactcttcgtgaccccctggaccagagcacgccaggcactcctgtcttccactgcctcccgcagtttggtcagactcatgctggtagcttcgagaacactgtcccaccatctcgtcctctgtcgtccccttctccttgtgccctccatctttcccaacatcagggtcttttccagggagtcttctcttcccatgaggtggccaaagtcttggagcctcagcttcaggatctgtccttccagtgagcactcagggctgatttccttcagaatggagaggttggatcttcttgcagtccatgggactctcaagagtctcctccagcaccagaattcaaaagagaCCCGActtacagcagggctttgtttaggGTGCTCAGTCTCCCCATCTAACAGCCAAAGTATGGGGTTGCGCAGCTGCAGCTTTTCTGCTCATCTTCCAACCTCCTGCCAGCCACGGAGCTTCAATTCCAGCTGTGGATATTTTTGGCACATATCGCAGAGAGAGCAGGGAGGGCATTAAAAGAgtgtttagagggtgctccctACGTTTGCCATTTTCGCTCCTGCATGCAGGGTGCTAGAACGCAACCCCCGTGTAAGTGGAGAGACTCCTGTACGTAAGTAATAGAATCGTTCCAACAAATGAAAAATCATTAACAAGTCATTATAATTCCTATGTGGGGGATAAAATCATGATATGGAGTTATGAAAACACTGGTGAGAGATGAGAGGCAggactgtgatttggaaaatgcTTTGGAATTCAGACTGTGGGAAGTCGTAAAATTAAGATTAtaatttggaagacaattggactttttttattttagttttttatttttacagtggtatctcgggttacatacacttcaggttacatacgcttcaggctacagattccgctaacccagaaatagtacctcgggttaacagtttgcttcaggatgagaacagaaattgtgttccggcggcacggcggcagcgggaggccccattagctatagtggtgcttcaggttaagaacagtttcaggttaagaacggacctctggaacggatgaagtacttaacctgaggtaccactgtattggattgtgATTCGAgatgttaattggatgttcttattggaaaattaataaacgctctaacaaaaaaacaacaagtcATTATAATTCCTATCAATGCATCCCAGACACCGTCATATTTATCCCTACACAATCTGCGTCTAAAAGGAATCCATTCGTATGTTGCAAGAGCTGTTGTATCTTCTCCCCATTGATCGAAGGGGGCCATGTCATCATCTTTCCAGTGAACCAATATCGGTATTTTTGTGCTtaaacctagcagcttgaaagcatgccagcgaaagtagctaaataggtactgctgtggcaggaaggtaaacagcgtttctgcgtgctctggcttccatcacggtgtcccgttgcaccagaagcggtttagtcatgctggtcacataataataataataataataattattaataataatttattatttgtaccccgcccatctggctgggtttccccagccactctgggcggcttccatagaaaccaaaaaacactaaaatatcatacattaaaaacttccctgaacagggctgccttaagatgtcttctgaatgtcaggtagttgtttatcgttttgacatgcgatgggagggcgttccacagggcgggcgccactaccgaaaaggccctctgcctggttccctgtagctttgcttctcgcaattagggaaccgccagaaggccctcagcgctggacctcagcgtccgggcagaacgatgggggtggagacgctccttcaggtatactggaccaaggccgtttagggctttaaaggtcagcaccaacactttgaattgtgcttggaaatgtactgggagccagtgtaggtctttcaagactggtgttatgtggtcttggcggccactcccagtcaccagtctagctgccgcattctggattaattgtagtttccgggtcaccttcaaaggaagccccatgtagagcgcattgcagtagtccaagcgagagataaccagagctgacagacagctgccctggacatagaattgaccTTCACCTCCAtgtacagctgtgagtccagaatgactcccaggctgtgcacctggtccttcaggggcacagttactccattcaggaccagggagtcctccacacctgccccccctgtccccccaaaatggtacttctgtcttgtcagaattcaacctcaatctgttagccaccatccatcctccaaccgcctccagacactcacacaggaccttcaccgccatCACTGAAAAAGATTAACAACTTTGCCAAATAAAGCTCAACATCTACCTGACGGCTAACCTCAAGGTTCTCTGTCCCCTGTCCCCTTTCTTCGTTGCAGGAATGCCTCAGGGCCTGCAGAACCGGCCTCTCGGAAGAAACCCCTGTTTTTCCCGGAAACGGCCACCTGCAGCCGCTGTCCGAGAGCATCCGCAAGTACGTCATGAGCCACTTCCGCTGGAACGAGTTCGGGAAGGGCAACGGCACCGACCCGGGCCACAAGCGGGAAGAGTTTCCTCACGGCCCCGCCATGGATGCCCTTCCGGCTCGAGGCAGCTGGGAAACTGCCGGGCAGGGCGACCTGGAGACCCTTGAGAGGCAGGAAGGCAAGCGGTCATACGCCATGGAGCACTTCCGCTGGGGTAAGCCAGTGGGGCGGAAGAGGAGGCCCGTCAAGGTCTACCCGACGGCGGAGGACGGAGAGGAGGAACTGGCCGAGAGCTACCCCCAGGAGTTCCGCAGGGACCTCTCCTGGGAGGCGAACCCCGAACTCGGCTCTCCCGAGGAGAACGGCGAGGGCACCCggtccgaggaggaggaggaagagggtggtGGCCCCCAACCCTGGGAGGCCAAGAAGGATGGCACGGCCTACAAGATGCGCCACTTTCGGTGGAATGTCCCTGCACCGCCCAAGAAGAAGCGCTATGGCGGCTTCATGAGCCCCGAGCGCAGCCACACGCCCCTAGTGACTCTTTTTAAGAACGCCATCGTCAAAACGGCCTACAAGAAAGGCCAataggagggtggggagaggggaggggaggggaagggagagagagagagaccagggaCAAAAAGCACCCCCTATATGTTCGGGGTGGTGGAGACCTCAGATCTAGATCCCTTTGGCACATGTCTCATTTAGACCCTGTTAATGATAATCATTTCTTTTCGTTGTCCTCACTTGCTCTGGgtaactgtggaactcgctgcttAGGATAAACATTCGTGTTTGCATTCTGGTTTTTGGGTG is from Podarcis raffonei isolate rPodRaf1 chromosome 3, rPodRaf1.pri, whole genome shotgun sequence and encodes:
- the POMC gene encoding pro-opiomelanocortin; protein product: MLRRQGSSLWAALGILLIHLVGGAPNNCLDSGWCRDMETEAEVEECLRACRTGLSEETPVFPGNGHLQPLSESIRKYVMSHFRWNEFGKGNGTDPGHKREEFPHGPAMDALPARGSWETAGQGDLETLERQEGKRSYAMEHFRWGKPVGRKRRPVKVYPTAEDGEEELAESYPQEFRRDLSWEANPELGSPEENGEGTRSEEEEEEGGGPQPWEAKKDGTAYKMRHFRWNVPAPPKKKRYGGFMSPERSHTPLVTLFKNAIVKTAYKKGQ